The proteins below are encoded in one region of Paenibacillus albus:
- a CDS encoding EamA family transporter: protein MWFAAAIGSAVLFGLAGWWMKVSQMQSGSSAYLLLGLYISGTCGFGVHAALEHTLLPSLGDARVWLGGLLIGAGSALGNALFMKALECGPASLTSPLTNMNIILVIGLGLLVYNEPLSGTELSGVLLLLIAVVLVSIKGKATNARIQSQWYFYVGISVVLFAIRNGGLKVTDELGLESAPILFVAYSLSIVWFAWAAWKERLPAGKRIGSAPASAASGAGSSSGSASAAAIGMRWGILAGLFSYGGLQLYAISLETGQASIAGPIFSANSLVVAAGAIVLYRERLSTTQWIAFIMTIAGLVLIRL from the coding sequence ATGTGGTTTGCAGCAGCCATCGGCAGCGCCGTTCTGTTTGGACTTGCGGGCTGGTGGATGAAAGTGTCCCAAATGCAGAGCGGTTCGTCCGCGTATCTGCTGCTGGGACTATATATTTCGGGCACTTGCGGGTTTGGCGTTCATGCCGCCTTGGAGCATACTTTGCTGCCGTCGCTCGGCGATGCTCGTGTCTGGCTCGGCGGCTTGCTCATTGGCGCAGGATCTGCGCTTGGCAATGCCTTATTCATGAAAGCACTGGAATGCGGGCCAGCCAGTCTCACCTCTCCGCTGACGAATATGAATATCATACTTGTCATCGGACTAGGCTTGCTTGTCTACAATGAACCGCTTAGCGGCACGGAGCTGAGCGGTGTTCTGCTATTGCTAATCGCAGTGGTGCTTGTGTCGATTAAGGGCAAGGCAACGAATGCCCGGATTCAATCGCAGTGGTATTTCTACGTCGGTATTAGCGTTGTGCTGTTCGCCATTCGCAACGGCGGGCTTAAAGTAACGGATGAGCTCGGGTTAGAGAGTGCGCCGATTCTGTTCGTCGCTTACAGCTTATCAATTGTATGGTTCGCTTGGGCAGCATGGAAAGAAAGGCTTCCTGCTGGTAAGCGCATAGGCTCGGCGCCTGCTTCTGCTGCATCAGGTGCAGGTTCATCTTCAGGTTCAGCTTCTGCCGCTGCAATCGGCATGCGCTGGGGCATTCTCGCCGGACTGTTCTCATATGGCGGCCTGCAGCTGTATGCCATTTCGCTTGAGACGGGACAAGCCAGCATTGCCGGACCGATCTTCTCGGCGAACAGCCTCGTCGTCGCCGCTGGCGCAATTGTGCTTTATCGCGAGCGGCTTAGCACGACCCAGTGGATTGCTTTTATCATGACGATTGCGGGGCTTGTCCTCATTCGATTGTAG
- a CDS encoding PLP-dependent transferase — MKIESRLAQIGSIKEPVTGAVSFPVYQSTAFRHPRLGESTGFDYARTKSPTRTVLEEAAAELESGDAGFACSSGMAALTTVFSLFSQGDHLLVSLDLYGGTYRLLEKIMSRFGVTASYVDTNDIDGLSELCTPATKAILIETPTNPLMMITDIERVCAWAKSKGLLTIVDNTLLTPFFQRPIELGADIIVHSATKYLGGHNDVLAGLIVTKGAELSAQMAFLHNSLGAVLGPQDSWLLMRGMKTLALRMERHQANATAIANWLLKHEAIEDVYYPALPHHPGHDVQSRQSSGNTGIFSFRLKNAAYIEPILRHIKLIAFAESLGGVESLMTYPAVQTHADIPLEIRQKIGVDDRLLRFSVGIEHADDLIADLAQAFEAARRELGEA; from the coding sequence ATGAAAATTGAAAGCCGTTTAGCGCAAATTGGATCCATTAAAGAACCTGTTACCGGAGCAGTCAGCTTCCCGGTGTATCAATCGACGGCCTTCCGTCACCCGCGGCTTGGCGAAAGCACTGGCTTTGATTATGCCCGTACGAAGAGCCCGACACGGACGGTTCTGGAGGAAGCAGCGGCCGAGCTTGAGTCCGGCGACGCCGGCTTCGCTTGCAGCAGCGGCATGGCTGCCTTGACTACCGTTTTCTCGTTATTCAGCCAAGGCGACCATCTGCTTGTATCCCTAGATCTATACGGCGGTACATACCGTCTGCTCGAGAAAATTATGAGCCGTTTCGGCGTAACCGCATCTTATGTAGACACGAATGACATTGACGGGCTTAGCGAGCTGTGTACGCCAGCGACAAAAGCCATTCTGATTGAGACGCCGACAAATCCGCTTATGATGATTACGGACATTGAACGCGTATGCGCCTGGGCGAAGTCCAAAGGACTGCTCACAATCGTGGACAACACACTTCTTACGCCGTTCTTCCAACGCCCGATCGAGCTTGGAGCAGATATTATCGTGCACAGCGCGACCAAATATCTTGGCGGCCATAACGATGTGCTGGCTGGCTTAATTGTAACGAAAGGCGCGGAGCTGTCGGCTCAGATGGCTTTCTTGCATAATTCGCTCGGCGCGGTGCTAGGTCCGCAGGATTCCTGGCTCTTGATGCGCGGCATGAAGACGCTCGCTCTGCGGATGGAGCGTCACCAAGCGAATGCAACAGCAATCGCGAACTGGCTGCTGAAGCATGAAGCGATTGAAGATGTTTACTATCCGGCGCTGCCGCATCACCCGGGTCATGACGTACAGAGCCGCCAATCCTCAGGCAATACAGGCATTTTCTCGTTCCGCCTGAAGAATGCTGCTTACATCGAGCCGATTCTGCGTCACATTAAGCTGATCGCTTTCGCAGAGAGCCTCGGCGGCGTAGAGTCGCTGATGACCTATCCGGCAGTTCAGACACATGCGGATATTCCGCTCGAGATTCGCCAGAAGATCGGCGTGGACGATCGTCTGCTTCGTTTCTCTGTAGGTATCGAGCATGCCGATGACCTCATTGCAGACTTGGCACAAGCATTCGAAGCAGCTCGTCGCGAGCTTGGGGAGGCATAA
- the metA gene encoding homoserine O-acetyltransferase MetA, with protein MPIKVPDQLPAKDILTNENIFLMDESVAYHQDIRPLRIAILNLMPTKETTETQLLRLIGNTPLQVEVVLLHPKTHTSKNTSSEHLESFYKTFEDIKHEYYDGMIITGAPVETLSFEEVNYWEELKDIMDWSTRKVTSTFHICWGAQAGLYHHYGVQKYDLDEKMFGVFPHTVEKRNVPLVRGFDEMFLVPQSRHTGVRYEDVAAVNDLDILSVSEEAGIYLAASKNGRQVFVTGHSEYDPSSLKYEYDRDVARGMDIALPKNYYPNNDPSRQPLSTWRAHANLLFSNWLNYYVYQQTPYDLGAGI; from the coding sequence ATGCCAATTAAAGTGCCAGACCAGCTGCCGGCGAAAGACATTTTGACAAACGAGAACATCTTCCTGATGGATGAATCGGTCGCTTACCATCAAGATATTCGCCCGCTGCGCATCGCGATTCTAAACTTAATGCCGACGAAGGAAACAACGGAGACACAGCTCCTTCGCCTCATCGGGAATACGCCGCTTCAGGTGGAAGTTGTGCTGCTGCATCCGAAGACGCATACGTCGAAGAACACATCGTCCGAGCATCTGGAGTCGTTCTACAAGACGTTTGAAGATATCAAGCATGAATACTACGATGGCATGATCATTACGGGCGCACCAGTCGAGACGCTTTCTTTTGAAGAAGTGAACTACTGGGAAGAGCTGAAGGACATTATGGACTGGTCCACTCGCAAAGTGACTTCGACCTTTCATATCTGTTGGGGCGCTCAAGCAGGGCTGTACCATCATTATGGCGTCCAGAAGTATGACCTCGATGAGAAAATGTTCGGCGTTTTCCCGCACACGGTCGAGAAGCGCAATGTTCCGCTGGTTCGAGGGTTTGACGAGATGTTCCTCGTACCGCAATCTCGCCACACAGGTGTTCGTTATGAAGATGTCGCTGCCGTGAACGATCTGGATATTCTCTCTGTATCCGAGGAAGCAGGCATCTATCTCGCAGCTTCAAAGAACGGAAGGCAAGTGTTCGTCACAGGCCATTCGGAGTATGATCCGTCCTCGCTGAAGTATGAATACGACCGGGATGTTGCGAGAGGCATGGACATCGCATTGCCGAAAAATTATTACCCTAATAATGATCCTTCGCGCCAGCCGCTGTCCACATGGAGAGCGCATGCGAATCTGTTGTTCTCGAACTGGCTGAATTATTATGTTTACCAACAAACTCCGTATGATCTCGGGGCAGGAATTTAA
- a CDS encoding metal-dependent hydrolase — MKGTTHLAIGIAIGVVGAATHPITPKNAAVFLVVAAFSALAADLDGTSLLSGKLTKAARLIRELLLWGGMLLAGSVVYLYAARGSFYPLYTAGAAAVLLLGLLSRNGAIRNALVSAIGAILLYIGYKSEMNWLMGLGLYIAWVPWLNHRGLTHTVWAVIAWGAIGWSLEQQLGIQGVAYTAICGYVSHLVADTLTPSGVKWLYPLTKKTFKLPFM, encoded by the coding sequence ATGAAAGGAACCACACATTTGGCGATCGGAATCGCCATTGGCGTAGTAGGAGCCGCAACCCACCCGATCACACCGAAGAATGCGGCGGTGTTTCTGGTCGTCGCGGCTTTCTCCGCGCTAGCCGCGGATCTCGACGGCACGAGCTTGCTGAGCGGGAAGCTAACCAAAGCGGCGAGGCTCATCCGGGAGCTGCTGCTATGGGGAGGCATGCTGCTCGCCGGAAGCGTCGTGTATTTGTATGCGGCTCGAGGGAGCTTCTATCCGCTCTACACGGCAGGGGCTGCTGCAGTCCTGCTGCTCGGGTTATTGTCACGTAACGGAGCGATCCGCAATGCGCTAGTCAGCGCTATTGGCGCGATCCTACTGTACATTGGCTATAAATCAGAGATGAACTGGCTGATGGGATTAGGCTTATACATTGCATGGGTGCCGTGGCTGAACCATCGCGGGCTTACGCATACGGTGTGGGCGGTTATCGCATGGGGAGCAATCGGATGGAGCTTGGAGCAGCAGCTCGGCATTCAAGGGGTTGCCTACACGGCGATATGCGGCTATGTCTCGCATCTTGTCGCGGATACATTAACGCCGAGCGGCGTCAAATGGCTGTATCCGCTAACGAAGAAAACATTCAAGCTGCCGTTTATGTAA
- a CDS encoding winged helix-turn-helix transcriptional regulator, producing MDYSKMCPKYECATELLGKKWTGMIVRVLLGGPKRFKEMKEQIPEMSDKMLTDRMKELEHCDIIKRNVYPEMPVRIEYELTEKGRGLEPVIQSIQDWGENWC from the coding sequence GTGGATTATTCCAAGATGTGCCCAAAGTACGAATGTGCAACTGAGCTACTCGGCAAGAAATGGACCGGCATGATTGTACGCGTTCTACTCGGTGGGCCTAAGCGTTTCAAAGAGATGAAAGAACAGATCCCGGAGATGAGCGACAAGATGCTGACCGACCGGATGAAAGAGCTTGAGCATTGCGATATTATTAAACGAAATGTCTATCCGGAGATGCCTGTTCGGATTGAATATGAGTTAACCGAAAAAGGGCGGGGACTAGAACCCGTTATCCAGTCGATTCAGGATTGGGGAG
- a CDS encoding aminotransferase class V-fold PLP-dependent enzyme, which yields MADNNQEKKFATKLIHFGSEIDETTGASSVPIYQASTFHHHDIFNPPTHDYSRSGNPTRQALEDYIALLEGGVRGFAFASGMAAISTAFLLFSTGDHIIVTEDVYGGTYRLLTTVLNRLGIESTFVDMTNFDAVKAALQPNTKAVFIETPSNPTLKITDIATIAAWAKENELISLLDNTFMTPYHQRPIELGVDIVLHSATKFLGGHSDVLAGLAVVATESLGKRLKQLQNGLGTVLGAQESWLLMRGMKTLQARMEHSEKSARKLAEWLDSRSDIARVYYPGLKDHPGREIHEKQSKGYGAVVSFDVGDGDRAKAVLNRVTLPLVAVSLGAVESILSYPAMMSHAAMPREVRHERGISDGLLRYSVGLEDIDDLIADLDQALKG from the coding sequence ATGGCAGACAACAACCAAGAGAAGAAATTTGCAACGAAGCTGATTCATTTCGGCTCTGAAATTGATGAAACGACTGGTGCGTCGAGCGTGCCGATCTACCAGGCGTCGACGTTCCATCATCATGATATCTTTAACCCGCCGACGCACGATTACAGCCGTTCCGGCAACCCGACCCGCCAAGCGCTAGAGGATTATATTGCGCTGCTTGAGGGAGGCGTACGCGGCTTCGCATTCGCATCCGGTATGGCGGCGATCTCGACGGCGTTCCTGCTCTTCTCGACCGGCGATCATATCATCGTAACCGAGGATGTATACGGCGGTACGTACCGCCTGCTGACGACGGTGCTGAACCGTCTCGGGATTGAATCGACTTTCGTTGATATGACGAACTTCGATGCGGTGAAGGCTGCTCTGCAGCCGAATACGAAGGCGGTCTTCATCGAGACGCCGTCGAATCCGACGCTCAAGATTACTGATATCGCTACAATTGCGGCATGGGCGAAAGAGAATGAGCTCATTTCGCTGCTCGATAATACGTTCATGACACCGTATCATCAGCGCCCGATTGAGCTTGGCGTAGACATTGTGCTGCACAGCGCGACGAAGTTCCTCGGCGGACACAGCGACGTGCTTGCAGGTCTTGCCGTTGTAGCGACGGAAAGCCTCGGTAAGCGCCTGAAGCAGCTTCAGAACGGTCTCGGCACGGTACTTGGCGCGCAGGAATCTTGGCTCTTGATGCGCGGCATGAAGACGCTGCAAGCGCGAATGGAGCATAGCGAGAAGAGTGCGCGCAAGCTGGCGGAATGGCTCGACAGCCGCTCGGATATTGCCCGCGTTTACTACCCAGGGCTCAAGGATCATCCGGGACGCGAAATTCATGAGAAGCAGTCTAAAGGCTATGGCGCCGTCGTATCCTTCGATGTTGGTGACGGCGATCGCGCGAAAGCGGTATTGAACCGTGTGACGCTGCCGCTCGTAGCGGTAAGTCTTGGCGCTGTTGAAAGTATTTTGTCTTATCCGGCAATGATGTCACATGCGGCAATGCCGCGTGAAGTGCGCCATGAGCGCGGAATCTCTGACGGTTTGCTGCGTTATTCGGTCGGTCTCGAGGATATCGACGATCTCATTGCAGATCTCGACCAAGCGCTAAAAGGTTAA
- a CDS encoding MFS transporter, whose translation MNTKAVRSWIMYDWANSAFATTVMAAVMPVFYKTVAGANLDGNTAENYWGYTQTIAMIFVALLCPVLGAIADFAGSKVKFLSIFMIIGALATVAMGLVGEDDWLFASILVVIGTIGFAASNTFYDGLITEVSTPETLNAVSNKGYAMGYLGGGLLLLINLVMIEGWEKLGFPNKTIATQIVFVTVGIWWVVFSLPIIRNVKETAQGTAKGFGDAVQKGMQRIGSTIRTLKSYPELLKYMASFWFFNDGINTVIVMATIYGAGIGIETSDLIAALLITQFVGYPCTLLFINVAARLGIKKSLYSSLFVYVIIVILGFFMESALHFYILAIMVGVVQGGSQATARSLYATLVPPSKTAEFFGFLSLSSKFAAVAGPAVFSVVGTITGSSRLGILALLAFFIIGIVILAYVNIEKGREEAVALEHIK comes from the coding sequence ATGAATACGAAGGCCGTGCGCAGTTGGATTATGTACGATTGGGCCAATTCGGCTTTTGCCACGACCGTGATGGCTGCGGTAATGCCCGTCTTCTACAAAACGGTGGCTGGCGCGAATCTGGACGGCAATACGGCAGAGAATTACTGGGGTTACACACAGACGATCGCTATGATCTTCGTGGCGCTGCTATGTCCGGTACTAGGTGCGATTGCAGACTTTGCAGGGTCTAAAGTAAAGTTTCTATCCATCTTTATGATAATCGGAGCACTTGCTACGGTTGCAATGGGGCTGGTCGGTGAGGATGACTGGCTGTTCGCATCGATTCTCGTCGTGATTGGGACAATCGGGTTCGCCGCATCTAACACGTTCTATGATGGGCTTATTACCGAAGTGTCGACACCTGAGACGCTTAACGCGGTAAGTAATAAAGGGTATGCGATGGGATACTTAGGCGGCGGGCTGCTGCTGCTCATCAATCTCGTCATGATAGAAGGGTGGGAGAAGCTCGGCTTTCCGAACAAAACGATTGCAACGCAAATCGTGTTCGTCACGGTCGGCATCTGGTGGGTTGTATTCTCATTGCCGATTATTAGGAATGTGAAGGAAACGGCGCAAGGAACGGCTAAGGGGTTCGGCGATGCGGTTCAAAAAGGCATGCAGCGCATCGGTTCGACGATACGTACGCTGAAGTCTTATCCCGAGCTGCTTAAATATATGGCTTCGTTCTGGTTTTTCAACGATGGAATCAATACAGTCATCGTCATGGCGACGATATACGGAGCCGGTATTGGCATCGAGACCAGCGATCTGATCGCCGCTCTGCTCATTACCCAGTTCGTCGGGTACCCATGTACGCTGCTATTTATAAATGTCGCTGCTCGTCTGGGCATTAAGAAGTCGCTCTATAGCTCCTTGTTTGTTTACGTCATTATCGTTATACTTGGATTTTTCATGGAAAGCGCGCTTCATTTCTACATACTTGCGATCATGGTCGGCGTCGTGCAGGGCGGAAGCCAGGCAACGGCAAGATCGCTCTATGCAACGCTTGTGCCGCCTTCGAAGACGGCAGAGTTCTTCGGCTTCCTCAGCTTATCGAGCAAATTCGCGGCAGTAGCAGGGCCAGCTGTATTCTCCGTCGTCGGTACCATTACGGGTTCAAGCAGGCTGGGGATACTCGCACTGCTGGCGTTCTTCATCATCGGCATCGTAATACTCGCTTATGTGAATATCGAGAAGGGGCGCGAAGAGGCGGTTGCGCTAGAGCATATCAAGTAA
- the corA gene encoding magnesium/cobalt transporter CorA has protein sequence MKIRLVNQGVFTPIEDIEQAVYPPTEGFYWIDADVDDLAVLQPIFSLHELAVEDCLSEEEQRPKIEIHDHEGHYFIVINSIRFDDEEIFLRALNIFLGHHYIITVTKQKINELRALKPILLEEQVSRPDRFLYHLVDLVVDNYFLVGDRIEARIESLEEDILVHTKKSHLNEIIGLRSEILWLKKVLGPQKELIAKLNKKDLRLIDGELQKYFSDIYENAVKIAETFDTYRDLMGNLREAYQSSVANRANEIMRVFTALTTIFMPLTFITGIYGMNFDYIPGLHMHGGSYLLLSFMLFLGFGMFYIFRKKDWL, from the coding sequence ATGAAAATTCGTCTCGTAAACCAAGGTGTGTTTACACCCATTGAAGACATTGAGCAAGCTGTCTACCCGCCGACCGAAGGATTCTATTGGATCGACGCGGATGTGGATGATCTTGCTGTGCTTCAGCCGATCTTCAGTCTGCATGAACTGGCCGTCGAGGACTGTTTGAGCGAGGAAGAGCAGCGGCCGAAGATTGAAATTCATGATCATGAAGGCCATTATTTTATCGTTATTAATAGTATCCGATTCGATGATGAAGAAATTTTCCTGCGTGCCTTGAATATTTTCTTAGGGCATCATTATATTATTACCGTTACGAAGCAGAAGATTAACGAGCTGCGTGCGCTGAAGCCGATTCTGCTGGAGGAGCAAGTCAGCCGTCCTGACCGGTTCCTGTATCACCTTGTCGACCTTGTCGTCGACAACTACTTCCTCGTAGGCGACCGGATTGAAGCGCGTATCGAGAGCCTGGAAGAAGACATTCTGGTGCACACGAAGAAGTCGCATCTGAATGAGATTATCGGTCTTCGAAGCGAAATTCTGTGGCTGAAGAAAGTGCTTGGGCCGCAGAAGGAATTGATCGCGAAGCTTAATAAGAAGGATCTGAGGCTCATTGATGGCGAGCTGCAGAAGTACTTCAGCGACATCTATGAGAATGCCGTGAAGATCGCCGAGACATTCGATACGTACCGCGACCTGATGGGCAACTTACGAGAGGCATATCAGTCCTCCGTTGCGAACCGCGCGAACGAAATCATGCGCGTGTTTACGGCACTGACGACGATATTCATGCCTCTGACCTTCATTACAGGTATTTATGGGATGAACTTTGACTATATCCCCGGTCTCCATATGCATGGCGGCTCCTATTTGCTGCTATCGTTCATGCTATTTCTGGGGTTCGGCATGTTCTATATTTTCCGCAAGAAGGATTGGTTGTAA
- a CDS encoding DUF695 domain-containing protein, producing MTDNWGFYERRSASEHMRVLVNIGYKDTYPLAEYAELLSITINLYPVRANNRTNRDFVRQLEQLESKLEHWLKLATDAIYIGRINAARKLEFYYYVDSSRLNRQKFDEWLEQNWTYRAQVYVKPDPQWSFYTFMLPDALEELFIHNAQMIYALIHKGDDIGQPRNVYHWLLFREDIDRREITLMLEKRGYVIEKDREGKPEQGYPYPLVISRFEDVRLDTVNERVRELHSLIEESGGRYDGWGSVMKLSTINRLRRSMKRYLELAEATVRRLFLRRNA from the coding sequence ATGACAGACAATTGGGGCTTTTATGAACGCCGATCGGCATCGGAGCATATGCGTGTTCTGGTCAATATCGGCTACAAAGACACGTATCCGCTCGCGGAATATGCTGAATTATTATCCATTACCATTAATTTGTACCCGGTGCGTGCGAATAACCGTACGAATCGGGATTTTGTTAGGCAGCTGGAACAGTTGGAGTCAAAGCTGGAGCATTGGCTCAAGCTCGCAACAGATGCCATCTATATCGGGCGCATTAACGCCGCAAGAAAGCTGGAGTTCTATTATTACGTGGACAGCAGCCGATTGAACCGGCAGAAGTTCGACGAATGGCTGGAACAGAATTGGACTTATCGCGCGCAGGTGTATGTGAAACCGGATCCGCAATGGTCATTCTATACCTTTATGTTGCCTGATGCGCTAGAGGAGCTATTTATTCATAATGCTCAAATGATCTATGCCTTGATTCATAAAGGTGACGATATCGGCCAGCCTCGCAATGTGTACCACTGGTTGTTGTTTCGGGAGGATATTGACAGGCGGGAAATTACGCTGATGCTTGAGAAACGAGGCTATGTGATTGAGAAGGATAGGGAGGGAAAGCCGGAGCAAGGCTATCCCTATCCACTCGTCATTAGCCGCTTCGAGGATGTACGACTGGATACGGTCAATGAACGGGTGCGCGAGCTGCACAGCTTGATAGAAGAGAGCGGAGGCCGGTACGATGGCTGGGGCTCTGTCATGAAGCTGTCGACGATTAACCGGCTGCGCCGTTCCATGAAGCGCTATCTGGAATTAGCAGAAGCGACTGTACGAAGGCTGTTTCTAAGGCGTAACGCATAA
- a CDS encoding LysR family transcriptional regulator yields MNINQLETLLTISRTMSFRKAGELLNLTQPAVSAQVKSLEDEFKTVLIDRNQPVTLTDRGQVFLEHAEKILAIVEDLKQKLSDLSQTPQGHIVLGTTSSIAIQILPRVLSYFQNQFPMIKTTIHSMPSSGVMTSVENGTVDIGITYLSERNPNLESAILYYDTYELVVAPEHPMAHLKHTTVESLKDIPMIMLSPDTLGRRFLDQIFRKFGVQPNIVMELSSSEEVKRMVEINLGAAVVSKLSIDNEVRLGTLNRIKVNEFDMSHPVGLVYKSGRYINSAMKQFLSDLKGMPEDQFISSE; encoded by the coding sequence GTGAACATTAACCAGCTCGAAACATTGCTAACGATCTCACGAACGATGAGCTTTCGTAAAGCGGGTGAACTGCTTAACTTAACGCAACCGGCTGTATCCGCGCAAGTCAAAAGCCTCGAGGATGAGTTTAAAACGGTGCTAATCGATCGGAATCAGCCTGTCACCTTAACCGACCGTGGTCAGGTCTTCCTCGAGCATGCCGAGAAAATATTAGCGATCGTCGAGGACCTGAAGCAGAAGCTATCCGATCTGAGCCAAACGCCGCAAGGCCATATCGTGCTCGGGACGACATCTTCCATCGCTATTCAGATTTTGCCGCGCGTACTGTCGTATTTCCAGAACCAGTTCCCGATGATCAAGACAACGATCCACTCCATGCCCTCTTCCGGCGTTATGACCAGTGTAGAGAACGGCACCGTCGACATCGGCATCACTTATCTGTCAGAGCGCAATCCGAATCTGGAATCCGCAATTCTGTACTATGACACGTATGAGCTCGTTGTAGCGCCTGAGCATCCGATGGCCCATTTGAAGCATACTACTGTAGAATCATTGAAGGACATTCCCATGATTATGCTGTCGCCGGATACATTAGGACGAAGATTTCTCGATCAAATCTTCCGTAAATTCGGCGTGCAGCCGAACATCGTGATGGAGCTCTCGAGCAGCGAGGAAGTAAAACGAATGGTCGAGATCAATCTCGGCGCAGCGGTTGTTTCCAAGCTGTCGATTGACAACGAAGTCCGATTAGGCACGCTGAACCGTATTAAAGTGAATGAGTTCGACATGAGTCATCCGGTTGGTCTTGTCTATAAGTCAGGGCGGTACATCAACTCTGCCATGAAGCAATTTCTTAGCGATTTGAAAGGAATGCCTGAGGATCAGTTCATTAGCAGCGAATGA
- a CDS encoding histidinol-phosphatase, with protein MKFDLHTHHFRCGHADGNIEDYIKAGIREGLGVIGISDHSPYFGSKLDHENPGITMAKSEFAQYVDEVLQLKARYEGTIDVLLGVESDFFPEHAKLYNDVFAGYPFDYIIGSVHRSGGVSIFNRSRWKGKSDEEQVLQKREYYDLIAQSARSGMFQILGHIDAMKGYYPAFSAISADDAIDATLQAIAESSVSIEINTSGSTKDVGGWYPSDAILERALHYGVSVTFGSDAHRPSRVGDEWELVAKRLKEIGFKEWRYYKKKQPVIVSL; from the coding sequence TTGAAATTCGATCTACATACACATCATTTTAGATGTGGACATGCGGACGGCAATATTGAGGATTATATAAAGGCAGGCATCCGCGAAGGCCTCGGCGTTATTGGAATTTCTGATCATTCCCCTTACTTTGGCAGCAAGCTCGATCATGAGAATCCCGGCATCACAATGGCGAAGAGCGAGTTCGCCCAATATGTAGATGAGGTACTCCAGCTGAAAGCGAGGTATGAAGGGACTATTGACGTATTGCTTGGCGTCGAGTCGGATTTCTTCCCCGAGCATGCGAAGCTGTATAACGATGTCTTTGCCGGATATCCGTTCGATTATATTATCGGTTCGGTTCATCGTTCCGGCGGCGTGAGCATCTTCAACAGAAGCCGCTGGAAAGGCAAATCCGATGAAGAGCAAGTGCTGCAGAAGCGTGAGTATTACGATCTTATCGCCCAATCCGCTCGCAGCGGCATGTTCCAAATCCTCGGCCACATTGATGCAATGAAGGGCTACTATCCGGCTTTCTCGGCTATTAGCGCGGATGATGCGATTGATGCTACGCTGCAAGCTATTGCCGAGAGCAGCGTATCTATCGAGATCAATACCTCAGGCTCAACGAAAGACGTCGGCGGCTGGTATCCATCGGATGCGATATTGGAGCGCGCTCTGCATTATGGCGTATCCGTAACGTTCGGCTCTGATGCGCACCGCCCTAGCCGGGTCGGCGATGAATGGGAGCTTGTTGCGAAGCGTCTCAAGGAAATCGGCTTTAAAGAGTGGCGGTATTACAAGAAGAAACAACCGGTCATCGTGTCCTTATAA